Proteins from one Catenuloplanes atrovinosus genomic window:
- a CDS encoding GDP-mannose 4,6-dehydratase, whose translation MSDNSQRRFRRAVVTGGGGFLGSYTCEMLLDRGTEVICVDNFSSGHPSYIAHLRDRPGFTFLRADVTEGLDVPSGVDLVMHLASPASIPEFYRLSIETMLVGSAGTHNALRLAHRENARFVLASTSEVYGDPLRHPQDEEYWGNVNPIGPRAVYDEAKRYAEALTTAYAKRHGVSVGIARIFNSYGPRMRPDGRVIAGFVAQALAGAPLTVHGDGAQTRSPCYAGDTVRGLLAIADSDYPLPVNLGNVHEVTVLELALLIRELAGSSSPIEHRPADADDPRQRRPDIGRAKRELGWEPLVGLEEGLRRTVEAARRERSDNLSEVG comes from the coding sequence GTGTCAGATAACAGCCAGCGCCGGTTCCGCCGGGCCGTCGTCACCGGGGGAGGGGGCTTCCTCGGTTCGTACACCTGCGAGATGCTGCTCGACCGCGGCACCGAGGTGATCTGCGTCGACAACTTCTCCAGCGGTCATCCGTCCTACATCGCCCACCTGCGCGACCGGCCCGGCTTCACGTTCCTGCGCGCGGACGTGACCGAGGGGCTGGACGTGCCGTCCGGCGTGGACCTGGTGATGCACCTGGCCTCGCCGGCCTCGATCCCCGAGTTCTACCGGCTGTCCATCGAGACGATGCTGGTCGGCAGCGCCGGCACGCACAACGCGCTGCGGCTGGCGCACCGGGAGAACGCGCGGTTCGTGCTGGCGTCCACATCGGAGGTCTACGGCGACCCGCTGCGGCACCCGCAGGACGAGGAGTACTGGGGCAACGTCAACCCGATCGGGCCGCGCGCCGTCTACGACGAGGCCAAACGGTACGCGGAGGCGCTGACCACCGCGTACGCGAAGCGGCACGGCGTGAGCGTGGGCATCGCCCGGATCTTCAACAGCTACGGCCCGCGCATGCGCCCGGACGGCCGGGTGATCGCCGGGTTCGTGGCGCAGGCGCTGGCCGGCGCCCCGCTGACCGTGCACGGCGACGGCGCCCAGACCCGGTCGCCCTGCTACGCCGGGGACACCGTGCGCGGCCTGCTCGCGATCGCCGACAGCGACTATCCGCTGCCGGTCAACCTCGGCAACGTCCACGAGGTCACGGTCCTGGAGCTGGCGCTGCTGATCCGCGAGCTGGCCGGCAGCTCCTCGCCGATCGAGCACCGGCCGGCGGACGCGGACGACCCCCGGCAGCGGCGACCCGACATCGGCCGGGCGAAACGGGAGCTGGGCTGGGAGCCGCTGGTCGGGCTGGAGGAGGGGCTGCGGCGCACGGTCGAGGCGGCGCGGCGGGAACGGTCGGACAACCTGAGCGAGGTGGGGTAG
- a CDS encoding UDP-glucose dehydrogenase family protein, protein MYEVSVVGCGYLGVTHAAGIAEMGHRVIAVDIDEAKIAALADGRVPFFEPGLEELVRRHLATGRLAFTTSYEAAATADVHFVCVGTPQRPDGAADLSHLDSVADRLGPYLVKECLVVGKSTVPSGTAARLAEMLAGVAPAGNRVTVAWNPEFLAEGTAVADTLRPDRLVLGVPDERAERVLREIYAPLIEAGVPVVVSDIPTAEVIKYAANSFMATKLSFINAVAEFCEATGADVRVVSEALSYDPRIGGRFLTSGLGFGGGCVSKDIRALQARAHELGVGHAFALLAEVDAINRRCRDRVLELLRKQCGGSFAGRRVAVLGAAFKPGTDDIRDSPALHVADAVRRADGDVVVYDPRAMENARRVYPELSYAPTLLDAVRGADTVAVLTDWPEFAAADPAVLGAEVRQRNMVDGRQLLNADRWLAAGWSFAAPGRPALQPAA, encoded by the coding sequence ATGTACGAGGTCTCCGTGGTCGGATGTGGCTACCTGGGCGTCACGCACGCGGCCGGCATCGCCGAGATGGGGCACCGCGTGATCGCGGTCGACATCGACGAGGCGAAGATCGCGGCGCTGGCGGACGGGCGGGTGCCGTTCTTCGAGCCGGGCCTGGAGGAGCTGGTGCGACGGCACCTGGCCACCGGGCGCCTGGCGTTCACCACGTCGTACGAGGCGGCCGCGACCGCGGACGTGCACTTCGTCTGCGTGGGCACGCCGCAGCGCCCGGACGGCGCCGCCGACCTCAGTCACCTGGACTCGGTGGCGGACCGGCTCGGGCCGTACCTGGTGAAGGAATGCCTGGTGGTGGGGAAGTCGACGGTCCCGTCCGGCACCGCGGCGCGGCTGGCCGAGATGCTGGCCGGCGTGGCGCCGGCCGGGAACCGCGTCACGGTGGCGTGGAACCCCGAGTTCCTGGCCGAGGGTACGGCCGTGGCCGACACGCTGCGGCCGGACCGGCTGGTGCTGGGCGTGCCGGACGAGCGCGCCGAGCGGGTGCTGCGCGAGATCTACGCGCCGCTGATCGAGGCGGGCGTGCCGGTGGTGGTCTCGGACATCCCCACGGCCGAGGTGATCAAGTACGCGGCGAACTCGTTCATGGCCACCAAGCTGTCGTTCATCAACGCGGTCGCGGAGTTCTGCGAGGCGACCGGCGCGGACGTCCGGGTGGTCAGCGAGGCGCTCTCCTACGACCCGCGGATCGGCGGCCGGTTCCTCACCTCCGGGCTGGGGTTCGGCGGCGGCTGCGTGTCCAAGGACATCCGGGCGCTGCAGGCGCGCGCCCACGAGCTCGGCGTCGGGCACGCGTTCGCGTTGCTGGCCGAGGTCGACGCGATCAACCGGCGGTGCCGGGACCGGGTCCTCGAACTGCTGCGTAAGCAGTGCGGCGGCTCGTTCGCCGGTCGGCGGGTGGCGGTCCTCGGCGCCGCCTTCAAGCCGGGCACCGACGACATCCGCGACTCGCCGGCGCTGCACGTGGCGGACGCGGTGCGCCGCGCGGACGGCGACGTGGTGGTCTACGACCCGCGGGCGATGGAGAACGCGCGCCGGGTGTACCCGGAGCTGAGCTACGCGCCGACCCTGCTGGACGCGGTGCGCGGCGCGGACACGGTCGCGGTGCTCACCGACTGGCCGGAGTTCGCCGCCGCCGACCCGGCGGTGCTCGGCGCCGAGGTGCGGCAGCGGAACATGGTGGACGGGCGGCAACTGCTCAACGCGGACCGGTGGCTCGCGGCGGGCTGGTCGTTCGCGGCACCGGGCCGGCCGGCGCTGCAGCCGGCGGCGTGA
- a CDS encoding aldo/keto reductase — protein sequence MDYTTLGRTGLQVSRLCLGTMTFGREIGEEASHRLIERFVDAGGTFIDTADGYSDGRSEEIVGSWLRGASRHDVVLATKVRFGSGLNRRGLGRKHILHAIDESLRRLGTDYVDLYQVHMWDYGTPLEETIAALRTVVDAGKVRYLGISNVCGWQLQRVVDACRATGTAPLVSLQPLYNLLDRDAEWELLPVCVNEGLGVLPYSPLRGGWLTGKFRRGPRPDGEDTRIAATPPGPNWTETWENYDNERTWNVVDALLAVADKAGRTPAQTALNWLLSRPEVTAPILGARTPEQLDDNLGALGWSLGPEELARLDDASTRPAPYPYALLDDLRDA from the coding sequence ATGGACTACACGACGCTGGGCCGGACCGGATTGCAGGTCAGCCGCCTCTGCCTGGGGACCATGACGTTCGGGCGGGAGATCGGCGAGGAGGCCAGTCACCGCCTGATCGAGCGCTTCGTGGACGCGGGCGGCACGTTCATCGACACGGCCGACGGCTACAGCGACGGCCGCTCCGAGGAGATCGTGGGAAGCTGGCTGCGCGGCGCGTCGCGGCACGACGTCGTGCTGGCCACCAAGGTCCGCTTCGGCAGCGGCCTCAACCGCCGGGGCCTGGGCCGCAAGCACATCCTGCACGCCATCGACGAGAGCCTGCGCCGGCTCGGCACCGACTACGTGGACCTCTACCAGGTGCACATGTGGGACTACGGCACGCCGCTGGAGGAGACCATCGCGGCGCTGCGCACGGTCGTGGACGCGGGCAAGGTGCGCTACCTGGGGATCAGCAACGTCTGTGGCTGGCAGTTGCAGCGCGTGGTGGACGCCTGCCGCGCCACCGGCACCGCCCCGCTGGTGTCGTTGCAGCCGCTCTACAACCTGCTCGACCGGGACGCGGAGTGGGAACTGCTGCCGGTCTGCGTCAACGAGGGGCTGGGCGTGCTGCCGTACAGCCCGTTGCGCGGCGGCTGGCTGACCGGCAAGTTCCGGCGCGGCCCGCGCCCGGACGGGGAGGACACCCGGATCGCCGCCACACCCCCCGGGCCCAACTGGACCGAGACCTGGGAGAACTACGACAACGAGCGCACCTGGAACGTGGTCGACGCGCTGCTCGCGGTGGCGGACAAGGCCGGCCGCACGCCGGCGCAGACCGCGCTGAACTGGTTGCTGAGCCGTCCGGAGGTCACCGCGCCGATCCTGGGCGCGCGCACGCCCGAGCAGTTGGACGACAACCTCGGCGCGCTCGGCTGGAGCCTGGGGCCGGAGGAACTGGCCCGGCTGGACGACGCGAGCACGCGGCCGGCGCCGTACCCGTACGCGCTTCTGGACGATCTCCGGGACGCCTAA
- a CDS encoding ABC transporter substrate-binding protein has product MTRTRKGGLLAGVLAVSLALGGCGSAGATAPESITLTVALFTDFGYGPLYEKYEAEHPGIEIEERVVEYTTHHHNLRDRLAAGSGAADIEAVETGFINQFKNEPDKFTDLNQHGAGALKDRWLEWKWQASMARTGEQIGYGTDVGGLAVCYRRDLFEKAGLPTGRDEVTASWTTWQEYIEVGREYMRNAPEGTAFYDGGIHLFNAILGQAETGYYDTSDTVIVASNPAVKQAWDLVAESIEAGQSANLMANDEVWNEGFTKGTFATITCPAWMMGKIQNEAPDSAGKWDVALVPGRGGNWGGSFLTVPKQGAHARAAADLAAWLTAPEQQAAVFTSHGSLPSIPALYDDPQIVGYSSEFFNDAPVGQIFTSGAKSLTPQYQGPRSGEIQIMMRDALMLVENGTHTSEQAWQKVLADVAALGG; this is encoded by the coding sequence ATGACGCGTACCCGGAAAGGCGGTCTTCTCGCCGGTGTGCTGGCCGTGAGCCTGGCTCTCGGCGGATGTGGATCGGCGGGAGCGACCGCCCCGGAGTCGATCACGCTGACGGTGGCGCTGTTCACCGACTTCGGCTACGGCCCGCTCTACGAGAAGTACGAGGCCGAGCACCCGGGCATCGAGATCGAGGAGCGCGTGGTGGAGTACACCACGCACCACCACAACCTCCGCGATCGGCTGGCCGCCGGGTCCGGCGCCGCCGACATCGAGGCGGTCGAGACCGGCTTCATCAACCAGTTCAAGAACGAGCCGGACAAGTTCACCGACCTCAACCAGCACGGTGCCGGTGCGCTCAAGGACCGCTGGCTGGAGTGGAAGTGGCAGGCGTCGATGGCGCGCACCGGCGAGCAGATCGGCTACGGCACGGACGTCGGCGGCCTGGCCGTCTGCTACCGGCGCGACCTGTTCGAGAAGGCCGGCCTGCCCACCGGCCGGGACGAGGTCACCGCGAGCTGGACCACCTGGCAGGAGTACATCGAGGTCGGCCGCGAGTACATGCGGAACGCGCCGGAGGGCACCGCGTTCTACGACGGCGGCATCCACCTGTTCAACGCGATCCTGGGCCAGGCGGAGACCGGCTACTACGACACCTCGGACACCGTGATCGTGGCGTCCAACCCGGCCGTGAAGCAGGCGTGGGACCTGGTGGCCGAGTCCATCGAGGCGGGTCAGTCGGCCAACCTGATGGCCAACGACGAGGTCTGGAACGAGGGGTTCACCAAGGGCACGTTCGCCACGATCACCTGCCCGGCCTGGATGATGGGCAAGATCCAGAACGAGGCGCCCGACTCGGCCGGCAAGTGGGACGTGGCGCTGGTGCCCGGCCGCGGCGGCAACTGGGGCGGCTCCTTCCTGACCGTGCCGAAGCAGGGCGCGCACGCACGGGCCGCGGCCGACCTGGCCGCCTGGCTCACCGCGCCGGAGCAGCAGGCCGCCGTCTTCACCAGCCACGGCAGCCTGCCGTCGATCCCGGCGCTCTACGACGACCCGCAGATCGTCGGCTACTCCAGCGAGTTCTTCAACGACGCGCCGGTCGGGCAGATCTTCACCAGCGGCGCGAAGTCGCTCACGCCGCAGTACCAGGGACCGCGCTCCGGCGAGATCCAGATCATGATGCGGGACGCGCTGATGCTGGTGGAGAACGGCACCCACACGTCGGAGCAGGCCTGGCAGAAGGTGCTGGCGGACGTCGCGGCACTCGGCGGCTGA
- a CDS encoding AfsR/SARP family transcriptional regulator: MSELEMEVGLLGPIKVWSAGSERYAGPPRQREVLAVLALHRGREMSVGQITAAVWGARAPSSAENLVHTYVGRLRRALAGVRGDPGSGTPLRSHRPGYELVLDPAGLDVARFEERARRAQAAFARADLPAARAALQEGLAEWRGPALYEACGPLAEAERARLEEMHREMAEELVYARLVMGDHHGLVPDLRRMTVEDPLRERLWALLLVALDRASRRAEALHAYDEARKALVSRLGVEPGPELQALHRDLLRAVPAVVSPAARPYPGWTPIGAPTSS; encoded by the coding sequence ATGTCGGAACTCGAGATGGAGGTCGGCCTGCTCGGGCCGATCAAGGTCTGGAGCGCCGGTTCGGAGCGGTACGCCGGCCCGCCCCGGCAGCGGGAGGTGCTGGCCGTGCTGGCGCTGCACCGCGGCCGGGAGATGTCGGTCGGGCAGATCACCGCGGCGGTCTGGGGCGCCCGCGCACCGAGTAGCGCGGAGAACCTGGTGCACACGTACGTCGGGCGCCTCCGCCGCGCGCTGGCCGGAGTCCGGGGTGACCCGGGCTCCGGCACCCCGCTGCGCTCGCACCGGCCGGGCTACGAACTGGTCCTGGACCCGGCCGGGCTGGACGTGGCCCGGTTCGAGGAGCGGGCGCGGCGCGCGCAGGCCGCGTTCGCCCGGGCGGACCTGCCCGCCGCCCGGGCCGCGCTCCAGGAGGGGCTGGCCGAGTGGCGCGGCCCGGCGCTGTACGAGGCGTGCGGGCCGCTGGCCGAGGCGGAGCGCGCCCGGCTGGAGGAGATGCACCGGGAGATGGCCGAGGAGTTGGTGTACGCGCGGCTGGTGATGGGCGACCACCACGGCCTGGTGCCGGATCTGAGGCGGATGACCGTGGAGGACCCGCTGCGCGAGCGGCTGTGGGCGCTGCTGCTGGTGGCGCTGGACCGCGCGTCCCGGCGCGCCGAGGCGCTGCACGCGTACGACGAGGCCCGGAAGGCGCTGGTCAGCCGGCTCGGCGTGGAGCCGGGACCGGAGCTGCAGGCGCTGCACCGCGACCTGCTGCGCGCGGTCCCGGCCGTGGTCTCCCCGGCCGCCCGCCCCTACCCGGGCTGGACGCCGATCGGCGCGCCCACCTCGTCGTAG
- a CDS encoding glycosyltransferase family 2 protein encodes MTLVSVVIPNYNYARTLPLCLGALRAQTYRPIEVLVVDDHSTDDSVAVAEAHGARVLSTPSNGGAAVARNVGAAAAAGELICFLDSDVALRPDAIANAVELLRADPALGAVCGTYTDTPLIRDSRVEEYRCLHQHFWFAESEGPIHAMNTAICVLRARVFAEVGPFNAALRDIEDHDYGLRITRRWRVWSTSRVSGDHDHDDSLRLILRKVFRRTRDGVPLFIRRRGLPGGFATGPRAAGAVLALGGVLAIAAPVAAGPWWLALPAALLAASYACDRALYRWVRRRRGVAFWLYFTGVQLVVNLAVALGAAYGLAKWLLSRRFRRAYDEVGAPIGVQPG; translated from the coding sequence GTGACTCTGGTATCCGTCGTCATTCCGAATTACAACTACGCACGGACCCTGCCGCTGTGCCTGGGCGCGCTGCGGGCCCAGACGTACCGGCCGATCGAGGTCCTGGTCGTCGACGACCACAGCACCGACGACTCCGTCGCCGTGGCCGAGGCGCACGGCGCCCGGGTGCTGAGCACGCCGTCGAACGGCGGCGCGGCCGTGGCCCGCAACGTCGGCGCGGCGGCCGCGGCCGGCGAGCTCATCTGCTTCCTCGACTCGGACGTGGCGCTGCGCCCGGACGCGATCGCGAACGCGGTGGAGCTGCTGCGCGCGGACCCCGCGCTGGGCGCGGTCTGCGGCACCTACACCGACACCCCGCTGATCCGGGACAGCCGCGTCGAGGAGTACCGCTGCCTGCACCAGCACTTCTGGTTCGCGGAGAGCGAGGGCCCGATCCACGCGATGAACACCGCGATCTGCGTGCTCCGGGCACGGGTGTTCGCCGAGGTCGGCCCGTTCAACGCGGCGCTGCGCGACATCGAGGACCACGACTACGGGCTGCGGATCACCCGGCGGTGGCGGGTGTGGAGCACGTCGCGGGTCAGCGGCGACCACGACCACGACGACTCGCTCCGGCTGATCCTGCGCAAGGTGTTCCGCCGCACCCGGGACGGCGTGCCGCTGTTCATCCGCCGGCGGGGCCTGCCCGGCGGGTTCGCCACCGGCCCGCGCGCGGCCGGCGCGGTGCTGGCACTCGGCGGCGTGCTCGCGATCGCCGCGCCGGTGGCGGCCGGGCCCTGGTGGCTGGCGCTGCCGGCGGCGCTGCTGGCCGCGTCGTACGCGTGCGACCGGGCGCTCTACCGGTGGGTGCGCCGCCGGCGCGGCGTCGCGTTCTGGCTGTACTTCACGGGCGTCCAGCTCGTGGTGAACCTCGCGGTGGCGCTGGGCGCGGCGTACGGGCTGGCGAAGTGGCTGCTGTCCCGCCGGTTCCGCCGCGCCTACGACGAGGTGGGCGCGCCGATCGGCGTCCAGCCCGGGTAG
- a CDS encoding glycosyltransferase family 2 protein, with protein MSGTRETVSVVIPNFNQSRTLAACVEAALAQTYQPIEVIVADDRSTDDSRRIARALPCTLVELPVNRGAAAARNAGVAASRGDVVFFVDSDIVLRPDAVAQAMRVLREDPACGLVQGIYDKQPLYGDGVVETYKTLHEYFWRRRSAGVVRMTLFALGAMPREVFDETGGFDERVREIEDVVFGTRMSDRWTIRLTDTVVGRHDDVDRLLPMLRTQFRRARMLTSAVAGGGRNRVRAFSPTGLLASVAALATLPLALLSPWLLLVPAGLLAIFLASERGLLAFVGRERGPVYTISFAALHYAVYVMTVAGAAAGVPGLALRAVGGSR; from the coding sequence ATGAGCGGAACGCGCGAGACGGTGTCCGTCGTCATTCCCAACTTCAACCAGTCGCGGACGCTCGCCGCCTGTGTCGAGGCGGCGCTGGCGCAGACGTACCAGCCGATCGAGGTGATCGTCGCGGACGACCGCAGCACGGACGACTCCCGGCGGATCGCCCGGGCGCTGCCGTGCACGCTCGTCGAGCTGCCGGTCAACCGCGGCGCGGCGGCCGCCCGCAACGCCGGGGTGGCGGCGAGCCGCGGCGACGTGGTGTTCTTCGTGGACTCCGACATCGTGCTGCGCCCGGACGCGGTGGCCCAGGCGATGCGGGTGCTGCGCGAGGACCCGGCGTGCGGGCTGGTGCAGGGCATCTACGACAAGCAGCCGCTGTACGGCGACGGCGTGGTCGAGACGTACAAGACGCTGCACGAGTACTTCTGGCGGCGCCGCTCGGCGGGCGTCGTCCGGATGACGCTGTTCGCGCTGGGCGCGATGCCGCGCGAGGTCTTCGACGAGACCGGCGGCTTCGACGAGCGGGTCCGGGAGATCGAGGACGTGGTCTTCGGCACCCGGATGTCGGACCGGTGGACGATCCGGCTCACCGACACCGTGGTCGGCCGGCACGACGACGTCGACCGGCTGCTGCCGATGCTGCGCACCCAGTTCCGGCGCGCCCGCATGCTCACCAGCGCGGTGGCCGGCGGCGGCCGCAACCGGGTCCGCGCGTTCTCCCCGACCGGCCTGCTGGCCTCGGTCGCGGCGCTGGCCACGCTGCCGCTGGCGCTGCTGTCGCCGTGGCTGCTGCTGGTCCCGGCCGGGCTGCTGGCGATCTTCCTGGCCAGCGAGCGCGGGCTGCTGGCGTTCGTCGGGCGGGAACGCGGGCCGGTCTACACGATCTCGTTCGCGGCGCTGCACTACGCGGTGTACGTGATGACCGTGGCCGGGGCCGCGGCCGGCGTGCCCGGGCTGGCCCTGCGCGCGGTCGGCGGGTCGCGGTGA
- a CDS encoding lysylphosphatidylglycerol synthase domain-containing protein: MSDRWRAVLRAAAVLVFAVAVTAGLVTALRGQDWSVAARILTPGSVGLVAAAFAVNSVAMVFSWLSWRVLLVDLGGPVDTVTSARIFFVGFLAKFAPGRVWTLLANIRMGASAGVGAARMAAVYALTVVISTLTGLALGTVAGLAVLGRTALVLALAAVPVVVCLARPDLVNRGAGRLARLLRRPPPVMSASGRGVRWSIVAQTVCWVVAGVQLWLLAVAQGAPPLRTLPISIGAFALGTVAGVAVVLLPDGLGVREGVLLVALATVLPLPAAGVVTVASRLLCTLSEIAVAGVAVLVSEVVKRRQPHYANAR; encoded by the coding sequence GTGAGCGACCGGTGGCGGGCCGTGCTGCGCGCCGCGGCCGTGCTGGTGTTCGCGGTCGCGGTCACGGCCGGCCTGGTCACCGCGCTGCGCGGCCAGGACTGGTCGGTCGCGGCCCGGATTCTCACGCCCGGCAGCGTGGGCCTGGTCGCCGCCGCGTTCGCGGTGAACTCGGTGGCGATGGTCTTCTCCTGGCTGTCCTGGCGGGTGCTGCTGGTCGACCTGGGCGGCCCGGTGGACACCGTCACGTCCGCGCGGATCTTCTTCGTCGGCTTCCTGGCCAAGTTCGCGCCCGGCCGGGTGTGGACGCTGCTGGCCAACATCAGGATGGGCGCCTCGGCCGGGGTCGGCGCGGCCCGGATGGCGGCCGTCTACGCCCTCACCGTCGTGATCAGCACGCTCACCGGGCTCGCGCTCGGCACCGTCGCCGGGCTGGCCGTCCTGGGCCGGACCGCGCTGGTGCTGGCGCTGGCCGCCGTGCCGGTGGTGGTCTGCCTGGCCCGGCCGGACCTGGTCAACCGCGGCGCCGGCCGGCTGGCCCGGCTGCTGCGCCGCCCGCCGCCGGTGATGTCCGCGTCCGGCCGCGGCGTGCGGTGGTCGATCGTCGCGCAGACCGTCTGCTGGGTGGTGGCCGGCGTCCAGTTGTGGCTGCTCGCCGTCGCCCAGGGCGCGCCGCCGCTGCGCACGCTGCCGATCAGCATCGGCGCGTTCGCGCTCGGCACGGTCGCGGGCGTGGCCGTGGTGCTGCTGCCGGACGGGCTCGGCGTGCGCGAGGGCGTGCTGCTGGTCGCGCTCGCCACGGTTCTGCCGCTGCCGGCCGCCGGGGTCGTCACGGTGGCCAGCCGGCTGCTCTGCACGCTCAGTGAGATCGCCGTCGCCGGCGTGGCGGTGCTCGTCTCCGAGGTGGTCAAACGCCGGCAACCCCACTACGCGAACGCGAGGTGA
- a CDS encoding aspartate aminotransferase family protein yields MSELISIEECEQLTAKQVHDLYRTYVSRSQVSLMTSFGFGRELVDRAEGCWVHMRDGRRILDFSGGVGVLNHGHNHPRILAARQRFGQERRMEVHKAFFSPYLAALSHNVAAVLPGDLNISYFPNSGAEANEGAIKMAYKYHGGKRNTIMRADISFHGKTLGAGSLTGSAENHFRFPGLPGIVIYPYGDLDGLRAAVARARTADGGCDVYAILVEPFSASSLRHWSEAALRELRAFCTAEDIVLIFDEIYTGWGKTGSLFYFMRHEGLVPDILTYSKSLGGGKASISGYTAREPVFRKAYDRLNDVILHSTTYYGFGEETATAIEAVNVVVEEDFPGRAREIERVLAPGLERLRRAHPDAIDRVAGTGALHGVFLAGGPRLFNLAGKLVPGFAHDPQFNTKLVTLSVIAHLYREHNIMTYYSPNVENPLMVAPTLAAGPAEVKLFLDALDATLSKGLTRLLTGFVREKVSSAW; encoded by the coding sequence ATGTCCGAACTCATCAGCATCGAGGAGTGCGAGCAGCTGACCGCGAAGCAGGTGCACGACCTGTATCGCACGTACGTCAGCCGCAGCCAGGTCTCCCTGATGACGTCCTTCGGCTTCGGCCGCGAGCTCGTCGACCGGGCCGAGGGCTGCTGGGTGCACATGCGCGACGGCCGCCGGATTCTGGACTTCTCCGGCGGGGTCGGCGTGCTCAACCACGGGCACAACCACCCGCGGATCCTCGCCGCCCGGCAGCGCTTCGGCCAGGAGCGGCGGATGGAGGTGCACAAGGCGTTCTTCTCGCCCTACCTGGCCGCGCTGAGCCACAACGTGGCCGCGGTGCTGCCCGGTGACCTGAACATCTCGTACTTCCCGAACTCCGGTGCGGAGGCGAACGAGGGCGCCATCAAGATGGCGTACAAGTACCACGGCGGCAAGCGGAACACGATCATGCGGGCCGACATCAGCTTCCACGGCAAGACGCTGGGGGCGGGCAGCCTGACCGGCTCGGCGGAGAACCACTTCCGGTTCCCCGGCCTGCCCGGCATCGTGATCTACCCGTACGGTGACCTGGACGGGCTGCGCGCGGCGGTGGCCCGGGCGCGGACCGCGGACGGCGGGTGCGACGTCTACGCGATCCTGGTGGAGCCGTTCAGCGCGTCCAGCCTGCGGCACTGGTCCGAGGCGGCGCTGCGCGAGCTGCGGGCGTTCTGCACGGCCGAGGACATCGTGCTGATCTTCGACGAGATCTACACCGGGTGGGGCAAGACCGGCAGCCTCTTCTACTTCATGCGGCACGAGGGGCTGGTGCCGGACATCCTCACCTACTCGAAGTCGCTCGGCGGCGGCAAGGCGTCGATCTCCGGCTACACCGCGCGCGAACCGGTGTTCCGCAAGGCCTACGACCGGCTCAACGACGTAATCCTGCACAGCACCACGTACTACGGCTTCGGCGAGGAGACCGCGACCGCGATCGAGGCGGTCAACGTGGTGGTGGAGGAGGACTTCCCGGGCCGGGCGCGGGAGATCGAGCGGGTGCTGGCGCCCGGGCTGGAGCGGCTGCGCCGGGCCCACCCGGACGCGATCGACCGGGTGGCGGGCACCGGCGCGCTGCACGGCGTCTTCCTGGCCGGCGGGCCGCGCCTGTTCAACCTGGCCGGCAAGCTGGTGCCCGGCTTCGCGCACGACCCGCAGTTCAACACCAAGCTGGTCACCCTGTCGGTGATCGCGCACCTGTACCGCGAGCACAACATCATGACCTACTACAGCCCGAACGTGGAGAACCCGCTGATGGTGGCGCCGACGCTCGCGGCCGGGCCGGCCGAGGTCAAACTCTTCCTGGACGCGCTGGACGCCACGCTGTCCAAGGGGCTGACCCGGCTGCTGACCGGCTTCGTCCGGGAGAAGGTGTCCTCGGCATGGTGA